Proteins found in one Desulfovibrio sp. UIB00 genomic segment:
- a CDS encoding dissimilatory sulfite reductase D family protein codes for MTPDQQKIVDFIAEKNKTKFYFKDFLDIFPEKGPREVKKILTSMVQCEVMEFWSSGSTTMYGLKGAGKQSQAEGEG; via the coding sequence ATGACGCCGGATCAACAAAAAATCGTTGATTTCATCGCTGAGAAAAACAAAACCAAGTTTTACTTCAAAGACTTTCTGGATATTTTCCCTGAAAAAGGCCCCAGAGAGGTAAAAAAAATACTGACTTCAATGGTGCAATGCGAAGTGATGGAATTTTGGTCCTCAGGCAGTACAACCATGTACGGCCTCAAGGGGGCTGGAAAGCAAAGCCAGGCCGAAGGCGAGGGATAG